DNA sequence from the Bernardetia sp. genome:
TCTTTTAAAAACATATTACTTCATGTATTTTATTCATTCTAAAGAACGAGCTACATTAATTTTCATTCTTAAATGCCTGACGTGGCTTTATTTGAAGAATTTGGAATAACTCTTTATCCGATTTATAATCTGGATTTGGCGTTGTGAGGAGTTTGTCTCCAGCAAAAATAGAGTTTGCACCTGCCAAAAAGCAAAGAGCTTGCTCTTCTACACTCATTCTGACACGTCCAGCCGACAAACGAACCATTGCTCTAGGCATAATAATTCTTGCTGTCGCTATCATTCTGACCATTTCCCAAACCGAAACTTTTTCTTGCTCTTCTAATGGCGTTCCCTCAACAGGCACAAGTGCATTTACAGGCACAGATTCTGGATGCTCTGGAAGCGTTGCAAGCGTATGAAGCATTCCTATACGGTCTTCTTCTGCTTCTCCCATTCCGATAATTCCACCCGAACAAACTGAAATTCCACTCTTACGAACATTTTCTAACGTATCCAAACGATTAGAATAATCTCTAGTACTGATAATTTTGTCGTAATATTCTTCGCTCGTATCCAAGTTGTGGTTGTAAGCATAAAGCCCTGCATCTTTGAGTTTTTGGGCTTGTTCTTCAGTAAGCATTCCAAGCGTACAACACACTTCCATTCCCATTTCGTTAATTTCTTTAACAGCATCAACAACTCTGTCAAACTCTCTTCCGTTACGTACTTCTCTCCAAGCTGCCCCCATACAAAAACGTGTACTACCAGATTCTTTGGCTTCTTTAGCTTTTGATATAATTTCTTGATTTTTTAAAAGACGGCTTGCCTCTACGTCAGTATGATAACGTGCAGCCTGTGGACAATACGCACAATCTTCTGGACAGCCTCCAGTTTTGACAGACAAAAGCGTACAAACCTGTACTTCTGATGTTTCATGAAATTTACGATGAACACTTGCTCCTTTATAAATCAATTCTAATATAGGTGTATTATAAATTTCTGCAATCTCTTGGCGTGTCCAATTCGTCTTGATAAGATGTGCTAGTGGTGTTTCAGACATGTGTGTATATTTTTATATGAATGAGTTTTTAAATTCTAATTTATAAGAGATGAAAACCAATAAATTATTTTTTCATAAATCACAAACTATCGATAATAAATCATAACTGACTTCGCAAAGCTATCAGTTATCGTAACTGCTTTGATAAATCGTAATTTTTAATTCGTAATTGACTTTGTCGTCTTTCAGTTCGTAATTATTTCTCAAGTTACGCAAAAATAAAAAAAACAATTCCTAAATAAGGTTTCTGTACTTAAAATCCTTTTAAAATAGCCTTACAACAGGCTTTATTTTGTGTTTTTTAGAAAGGATTAAAAATTTGATAAAAAAAGACTAAAATCTATAAGCAAAATTGTGAAATCTTTAAAGATTAATTTCAATAATTACGAAATACATAAACTTTAATTAATTTCATTAAAAAATTTGCAACAAAAGAATACTTTCCTTTACTTTGTATCATCAGAAAGGGAAAAACGTTATGAATTTGTCAAAGCAATTTTCTCTAAATAATAAGATAGAATAAGGCAAGACAGAAAAGTTTGCTTGTCTAATTAAATAAAAGTAGTAATCAATAAAAAACGAACAGTAAAAAAATGATGCAGTCATTTAAAACTGGAAACTGATAACTGCTAACTGAAAATGTAGGATGGTGAAATTTTTGGCAGCCACGCCCCTCGGTCTCAGGGGTGAAGGTTTTGGGATAAATCAAATGACTATTCATAAATAATCATCTGACTAACTACTTCGTGAAGGTTCGAGTCCTTCTCCTACAGCTAAACAAGTAAAAAAAGTTTGCTTGTCTAATTAAATAAAAGCAGTAATCAATAAAAAACGAACAGTAAAAAAATGATGCAGTCATTTAAAACTGGAAACTGATAACTGCTAACTGAAAATGTAGGATGGTGAAATTTTTGGCAGCCACGCCCCTCGGTCTCAGGGGTGAAGGTTTTGGGATAAATCAAATGACTATTCATAAATAATCATCTGACTAACTACTTCGTGAAGGTTCGAGTCCTTCTCCTACAGCAACTATTAAAAGGCTTTTAGGTAAAAATTACCTAAAAGCCTTTTTTGATAAAAAAAATATTACAATTATTCATCTGATTATCAACAGATTAAATTTTTATCTTAACTTTTTATTAAAAAAATATGGAGTAGAGTTTGCATATTCAAAAAAAGAACGTACCTTTGCATCGCACTAAGGGAAACAAAGACACTTCAAAAACAAAATATTTTTTTGATTTTGAACTAAAACTTTCCAAAAGTTGTAGTTGGTGTATCAGCCATCAAAAAATAAAAATGGTGATGTAGCTCAGTTGGTAGAGCGTCGGACTGAAAATCCGTGTGTCGGTGGTTCGAGCCCACTCATCACCACAAAAGTCATATTTTAGAGTAAATTTGGCTTATAGCGAGAAATAAATAAGTGTATTTCAGATTAGAAGTAGCTTACAAAAGTTTATTTACCAAGTATTTATATAATTTACATTATATGGGTACTTGGTTTTTATCTTTATAGGTATCTCATATTTAAAGAGGTATCTTAATTAAGAACTTCAACCATTCCAAGTTTTGAATGACATTTACTAATTGTTAAACATTCAAAATAAAGTAAATGGTTATTAAAAAATTTAATCAGTTGCACGTTAATTTCTTTGCACAAAAATTATCTTCTGGCAGACTGTCCATTAGGGTCAGAATAACAATACAAGGACAGAGGCAAAATATTGTTACTGGAATTGTGATTGATGAGCAAAAACAATGGAATAACCCTACAATCCGTTATCATAAGCAAGCAAAGCAATATAATGATAGGCTTACGATAATTCACAATAATATTTTAGAGTGTTTTAACCGTTTAGAGAATTTAGGTCAAGAACCAACAGCTCTCATGGTTAAAGAAACATACAAAGGGAAAACAACACCTCCTATAACTGCTTTACAAATAGTTTATGATTACTTAGAAATCAAGAAACAGGAAAAAATAAGCGATAATACATTAGAGAAATATGATGTATTATGTAGAGATTTTGAAGCCTTTTTGATAAAGAACAACCTCAAAACCCTTTCTGCAAACGATTTTAAAAAAAATCACGCATACGACTTTTTCCTATATTGCAAATCAAGTCCAATTTCGGGCAAACCTAATTCAGATTTAGTTGCAAAACGTAAAGTATCTGCAATAAAAACAGCTTTAGAAATAGCCTTTGATAGAGAAAAAATACAGAAATACAATCTAGGTTCTACTTTAAGGGATATTAAAGTCAAGAGAAAAAAAGAAGAGATTATTTTTCTTACACCAGAAGAAATACAACGACTACAAAATAAAAAAAACTTAGTTCAGCGTCTTGAAGAAGAAAGAGACGTTTTTTTGTTTCAATGTGCTACTGGACTTGCTCATTGTGATGTTGTTTTGTTTAATCAAAATCCACACACAAAACTCATCAAGAGAGATGTGCAAGATTGGATTTTCTTTACAAGAGGCAAAAATGGTAAACGTATAGAAGTCCCCTTATTCTCTACAGCTAGACAGATTTTGGAAAAATATGACTATGTTTTACCAATAAAATCAAATGGAAAAAGAAATGCTTATCTAAAAGAGATAGCAGACCTTTGTAGAATAGATAAAAACCTTACCACCCATGTAGCTAGACGTACATTTGGAACAATTTTACTTTGTTTCGAAAAAGTAAGTCTGCCTGTGGTTTCTAGGTTATTATCTCACTCCAGTATTTCAGTAACTCTTAAACATTATGCTGCTATACTTCCAGATTTTGTTGTAAAAGAGGTAAAACACCTACTGTAATATGATGAATTTATTTTGTGTACACTCCCCCTCTGTACACTTTTTTACACAAAAAAAGCTACATTTTTTCAAACATAGCTTCTTCATCTTTTATACTCTTCTATCATAGGTAGTAACTACTGTATCTGGATAGAAATAGACCA
Encoded proteins:
- the bioB gene encoding biotin synthase BioB yields the protein MSETPLAHLIKTNWTRQEIAEIYNTPILELIYKGASVHRKFHETSEVQVCTLLSVKTGGCPEDCAYCPQAARYHTDVEASRLLKNQEIISKAKEAKESGSTRFCMGAAWREVRNGREFDRVVDAVKEINEMGMEVCCTLGMLTEEQAQKLKDAGLYAYNHNLDTSEEYYDKIISTRDYSNRLDTLENVRKSGISVCSGGIIGMGEAEEDRIGMLHTLATLPEHPESVPVNALVPVEGTPLEEQEKVSVWEMVRMIATARIIMPRAMVRLSAGRVRMSVEEQALCFLAGANSIFAGDKLLTTPNPDYKSDKELFQILQIKPRQAFKNEN
- a CDS encoding site-specific integrase — translated: MVIKKFNQLHVNFFAQKLSSGRLSIRVRITIQGQRQNIVTGIVIDEQKQWNNPTIRYHKQAKQYNDRLTIIHNNILECFNRLENLGQEPTALMVKETYKGKTTPPITALQIVYDYLEIKKQEKISDNTLEKYDVLCRDFEAFLIKNNLKTLSANDFKKNHAYDFFLYCKSSPISGKPNSDLVAKRKVSAIKTALEIAFDREKIQKYNLGSTLRDIKVKRKKEEIIFLTPEEIQRLQNKKNLVQRLEEERDVFLFQCATGLAHCDVVLFNQNPHTKLIKRDVQDWIFFTRGKNGKRIEVPLFSTARQILEKYDYVLPIKSNGKRNAYLKEIADLCRIDKNLTTHVARRTFGTILLCFEKVSLPVVSRLLSHSSISVTLKHYAAILPDFVVKEVKHLL